A window from Pirellulales bacterium encodes these proteins:
- the rfaE2 gene encoding D-glycero-beta-D-manno-heptose 1-phosphate adenylyltransferase: MNPQILIVGDVMLDRYTWGRAERVSPEAPVLVLDVEREDARLGGAGAVAALLAGLDAQPVLAGVVGDDPAGRAVTRLVAELGHRKQGTGNEVGWDQRACERRPTGGDRFHGGPALASSLVPPYTRGALLPASDRPTTVKERLIGAAAGKHGQAMLRVDRESRRPLPREVEDQLRAAALETLRYVRAVLISDYGKGVCTPRLLSAVIRAARRVRVPVLVDPRRGGDYALYRWATLIKPNRREASEATGREIRCVAEAFAAGKDLCARWGFGAAVITLDADGMVLVTADGEEKHICGRQREICDVTGAGDTVLAVLGRSLAEDRPLAAACELANAAAALQVERLGVARLSWREIRASVGNALCGVPQRPSELSEGNGPGAEGEIANCKLRIANLKLPAESPASVAPASNRQFAVRNLQFAISLYRAAGRKIVFTNGCFDLLHPGHLHCLSAAKALGDVLIVGVNSDASVRRLKGPSRPIVGQRDRAAMLAALDCVDHVVIFDDDTPERLIADLRPDVLVKGAEERPDGVPGADLVQSYGGEVALVPLLADLSTTAIVKRWQGQASSRIDSRLNDLAACIS; the protein is encoded by the coding sequence ATGAACCCGCAAATCCTGATCGTCGGCGATGTGATGCTCGACCGCTACACCTGGGGCCGCGCCGAGCGCGTCAGCCCGGAGGCGCCCGTGCTGGTGCTCGACGTCGAACGCGAAGACGCCCGCTTGGGCGGCGCGGGCGCGGTGGCCGCGCTGCTGGCGGGACTCGACGCCCAGCCCGTGCTCGCCGGCGTTGTCGGCGACGACCCCGCCGGACGCGCCGTGACGCGCCTGGTCGCGGAGCTAGGGCACAGGAAACAGGGCACCGGGAACGAAGTAGGGTGGGACCAGCGAGCTTGCGAGCGCCGGCCCACCGGTGGAGACCGCTTTCATGGTGGGCCGGCGCTCGCAAGCTCGCTGGTCCCACCCTACACGCGAGGTGCCCTGTTGCCTGCCTCGGACCGCCCCACCACGGTCAAAGAACGCCTGATCGGCGCAGCCGCCGGCAAACATGGGCAAGCGATGCTGCGCGTCGACCGCGAATCGCGTCGGCCCTTGCCGCGAGAGGTCGAAGATCAGCTCCGCGCGGCGGCCCTGGAGACACTCCGCTACGTCCGGGCGGTGCTGATTTCGGATTACGGCAAAGGTGTTTGCACCCCTCGGCTGTTATCGGCGGTGATTCGGGCGGCCCGGCGAGTCCGCGTGCCGGTGCTGGTCGATCCCCGCCGCGGCGGCGATTACGCTCTCTATCGCTGGGCCACGCTGATCAAGCCCAACCGCCGCGAAGCCAGCGAGGCCACGGGACGCGAAATCCGCTGCGTGGCCGAAGCGTTTGCGGCCGGCAAAGACCTTTGTGCGCGCTGGGGCTTCGGCGCCGCCGTGATTACTCTCGACGCCGACGGCATGGTGCTGGTCACCGCCGACGGTGAGGAGAAGCATATTTGTGGCCGCCAGCGGGAGATATGCGACGTCACCGGCGCGGGCGACACGGTGCTCGCGGTCCTTGGCCGATCGTTGGCCGAAGACCGCCCCTTGGCCGCCGCCTGCGAGTTGGCCAACGCCGCCGCGGCGTTGCAGGTCGAGCGCCTTGGCGTCGCGCGACTGAGCTGGCGGGAGATCCGGGCCTCTGTAGGGAACGCCCTCTGCGGCGTTCCGCAGAGGCCGAGTGAGTTGTCTGAAGGGAACGGACCCGGTGCCGAGGGAGAAATTGCGAATTGCAAATTGCGAATTGCAAATTTGAAATTGCCTGCCGAATCGCCCGCTAGCGTCGCCCCCGCTTCGAATCGCCAATTTGCAGTTCGCAATTTGCAATTCGCAATCTCCCTTTACCGCGCGGCCGGCCGCAAAATTGTGTTCACCAACGGCTGTTTCGATCTCTTGCACCCCGGACACCTGCACTGCCTCTCGGCGGCCAAGGCGCTGGGCGACGTGCTGATCGTGGGGGTCAACAGCGACGCCAGCGTGCGGCGGCTGAAGGGCCCTTCGCGTCCCATCGTCGGCCAGCGCGATCGCGCGGCGATGTTGGCCGCGCTGGACTGCGTCGATCATGTGGTGATTTTCGACGACGACACGCCCGAACGGCTGATCGCCGACCTCCGGCCCGACGTGCTGGTCAAAGGCGCCGAAGAGCGGCCCGACGGCGTGCCGGGCGCCGATCTCGTCCAATCGTACGGCGGCGAGGTCGCGCTCGTACCCTTGCTCGCCGACCTATCGACAACCGCAATCGTCAAACGCTGGCAAGGCCAAGCCAGTTCGCGCATAGACTCGCGGCTGAATGATTTGGCCGCGTGCATTTCCTAG
- a CDS encoding GNAT family N-acetyltransferase has translation MANSLCFHLRLLRRRDVPAMLTIERACFASPWGEADFAAALAPDRAFGLAAECHGDVCGYLIGEREGGRVQVLNLCVGPPARRRGVASLLVQAVAGRLRQQQRLVTIVGERNLPAQLFCRSQGFRAVTILRRYLPGTGDDAYLFEYRPHAAAAPFMPANRVAAYL, from the coding sequence GTGGCCAACTCCCTCTGCTTCCATCTGCGCCTCCTGCGGCGGCGCGACGTGCCCGCGATGCTGACCATCGAACGGGCATGCTTCGCCTCGCCCTGGGGCGAGGCCGATTTCGCCGCCGCTCTGGCGCCCGACCGCGCCTTCGGGCTGGCGGCCGAGTGCCACGGCGACGTCTGCGGCTATTTGATCGGCGAGCGGGAAGGCGGGCGCGTGCAGGTGCTCAACCTGTGCGTCGGGCCGCCTGCCCGGCGACGCGGCGTGGCGTCACTCTTGGTGCAAGCGGTGGCCGGCCGGCTCCGCCAACAGCAGCGGCTGGTGACGATTGTGGGCGAGCGCAATTTGCCGGCTCAGCTCTTTTGTCGTTCGCAAGGCTTTCGCGCCGTGACCATTCTTCGCCGCTACCTGCCCGGCACGGGCGACGACGCCTATTTGTTTGAATATCGGCCGCACGCCGCGGCGGCGCCTTTCATGCCGGCCAATCGCGTAGCGGCATATCTGTGA